A stretch of the Saprospiraceae bacterium genome encodes the following:
- the der gene encoding ribosome biogenesis GTPase Der — protein sequence MSFTVAIVGRPNVGKSTFFNRLIGHKKSIVDDVSGVTRDRLYDVSEWNGKHFTVIDTGGFVTGSEDIFEKEIRKQVELAIEEASCILFMTDATAGITDLDNQVAKMLRKINKKVFLIANKVDNNQRYLQAQELWGLGFDELYCISSQSGSGTGELLDAVAALIPDDIETVSELPKFAVIGQPNVGKSSFLNALLDEERNLVTDIAGTTRDPVHSIYRKYGKEFMLIDTAGIRKKHKVFEDLEFYSVIRAINAIEDCDVCYLMIDATLGIEAQDMELVSLVIKRNKGLVILVNKWDLLEKTTQTAKEFETKIRSKLAPFVDVPILFISAKDKQRIFQAVEKGIEVYNNRKQEIKTSDLNDKMLEAIAKIPPPSYRNHLIKIKYITQISKPYPAFAFFTNYPDQIKGSYKQFLENQMRELYNFNGTPIRLIFKEK from the coding sequence ATGAGTTTTACAGTAGCAATAGTGGGGAGACCCAATGTAGGGAAATCAACATTTTTTAATCGACTGATTGGACATAAAAAATCAATTGTTGATGACGTGAGTGGTGTTACCAGAGACCGACTCTATGATGTCAGCGAATGGAACGGGAAACATTTTACAGTAATTGACACGGGTGGTTTTGTAACCGGTTCAGAAGATATTTTTGAAAAAGAGATTAGAAAACAAGTAGAACTTGCCATTGAAGAGGCAAGTTGCATTTTATTTATGACGGATGCTACTGCAGGAATTACAGATCTTGACAATCAGGTAGCAAAAATGTTGAGGAAGATTAATAAGAAAGTATTTTTAATTGCGAATAAAGTAGACAACAATCAACGTTACTTACAAGCACAAGAATTATGGGGCTTGGGATTTGATGAATTGTATTGTATTTCATCTCAATCCGGAAGCGGCACCGGTGAATTATTAGATGCAGTTGCTGCGTTAATTCCGGACGACATAGAAACTGTATCTGAATTACCTAAATTTGCGGTTATTGGCCAACCAAATGTTGGTAAATCATCTTTCTTAAATGCACTTTTAGATGAGGAAAGAAATCTTGTAACGGATATAGCTGGCACGACCCGTGATCCTGTTCATAGCATTTATAGAAAATACGGAAAAGAATTTATGTTGATTGACACTGCTGGAATTCGCAAAAAACATAAGGTCTTTGAAGATCTGGAATTTTATTCTGTAATTCGAGCTATAAATGCAATTGAAGATTGTGATGTTTGTTACCTTATGATAGATGCAACCCTGGGCATAGAAGCGCAAGACATGGAATTGGTATCCTTGGTAATAAAACGAAATAAAGGATTGGTAATTTTGGTTAATAAATGGGATTTACTTGAAAAGACAACTCAAACAGCTAAAGAGTTTGAAACTAAAATCAGGTCAAAACTTGCTCCATTTGTTGATGTTCCCATATTATTTATCTCCGCCAAAGACAAACAACGTATATTTCAAGCAGTTGAAAAAGGGATTGAAGTTTACAATAACAGAAAGCAAGAAATTAAGACTTCTGATTTAAATGATAAGATGCTTGAGGCTATTGCAAAAATACCCCCACCCTCCTATAGAAATCATTTGATTAAAATAAAATATATAACTCAAATATCAAAACCCTATCCTGCTTTTGCGTTTTTTACAAATTATCCCGACCAGATAAAAGGCAGTTATAAACAATTTTTAGAAAACCAAATGCGTGAATTATATAATTTTAATGGCACTCCAATTCGCTTAATTTTTAAGGAAAAATAA
- a CDS encoding TonB-dependent receptor: MIDENGQAYQHVKLSIVQLGLEHWTDQNGKYEFTNLPNGVYALAVDYFYDIQYFTLPISTKDSVFDITLVRRIEFNELLIKTYQFNPSNYSSVSKLDEEWIKNNRQEKDLPFLLTRVSGIVNQSDAGNGVGYSALRMRGMDPSHIQITLNGIPFNDSESSLSYFVDIPDIISHTNEITVLKGNVPNRPGSASFGGAIDINTNKLSFDPYLVFQTQFGSFNTFKYSLLANSGLLENKYNLKFGLSRQKSDGYIDRSNSDLKSFHISLARILKSSAFRINFLHGSEQTNQAWFGLPVQFIGIDSLRTYNAAGTQKSGDPYSNEIDQYKQEHIQGFYQKQLNSNLNLNCILNYTFGKGYYESYIANATLANYYIESSTISKADLIQRKWLKNHFGLLSTNLVFQINKKWNVTPALSLIHYYGNHFGNVNWVNLVDYKVLKNRFYDNNGNKREFTGSIKSSIQISKKLNINADLQYRNINHKIKGVLESKKDINQSHNFNFISPKFYADYQLNSWWIFSTSLGYMLREPFREDLLNAADALKPENLIDLELGGKFKSECFTVKLNLYEMAYRNQLALTGAINNVGELLHTNLNRSNRLGLELEADYQWRNLVTFWTALNFSQNKIDKFDEFIVDYDNENRSIVKTHTNTDISFSPKSVIHAGIQFSILKVKKKTPGLQLAMQYHNIGAMYLDNSGSGTALIPKYQHVEFKLNLEQKVFKKSTIHFWFAMYNVLDKEYASHGWISSRFHSDLPINLSQDPYLAQDSDQIYYYKAVYPQALRHFSLGLQFEFR; this comes from the coding sequence GTGATCGATGAAAATGGTCAGGCATACCAACATGTTAAATTGAGCATTGTCCAGTTGGGTTTGGAGCATTGGACTGATCAAAATGGAAAGTACGAATTCACCAATTTGCCAAATGGTGTTTATGCATTAGCAGTAGATTATTTTTATGATATTCAATATTTTACATTGCCGATAAGTACAAAAGACTCAGTTTTTGATATCACCTTGGTTCGGAGAATTGAGTTTAATGAACTTTTGATTAAAACCTATCAATTTAATCCATCAAACTATTCCAGTGTTTCTAAATTAGACGAAGAATGGATTAAAAACAACAGACAGGAAAAAGATCTTCCGTTTTTATTAACCAGAGTATCCGGGATTGTCAATCAGTCTGATGCCGGAAATGGAGTAGGGTATTCTGCACTCAGAATGCGTGGAATGGATCCATCTCACATTCAAATCACTTTGAATGGCATTCCATTTAATGACAGCGAATCTTCTCTTAGCTACTTTGTAGACATTCCTGACATCATTTCGCATACCAATGAAATAACAGTTTTAAAGGGAAATGTACCGAATCGACCAGGATCTGCATCTTTTGGAGGAGCAATTGATATCAATACAAATAAATTAAGTTTTGATCCATACCTTGTTTTTCAAACCCAATTTGGTTCTTTTAATACTTTTAAATACAGCTTGCTCGCAAATTCAGGATTGTTAGAAAATAAGTATAATTTAAAGTTTGGACTATCTCGACAAAAGTCAGATGGATATATCGATCGATCCAATTCTGATCTTAAATCATTTCACATTTCTTTGGCACGTATATTAAAATCGAGTGCATTTCGAATAAACTTTTTACACGGTAGCGAACAAACCAATCAAGCTTGGTTTGGGTTGCCGGTTCAGTTTATAGGGATAGACAGTTTACGAACTTATAATGCAGCGGGTACACAGAAATCCGGAGATCCATATAGCAATGAAATTGACCAATACAAGCAGGAACACATTCAAGGATTTTACCAAAAGCAGTTAAATTCAAATTTAAATTTAAACTGTATTTTAAATTATACTTTTGGTAAAGGTTATTACGAATCCTATATAGCAAATGCAACATTAGCAAATTATTACATTGAAAGCAGCACGATAAGCAAAGCTGATTTAATCCAACGCAAATGGTTAAAAAATCATTTTGGACTATTAAGTACTAATTTGGTTTTTCAAATAAATAAAAAATGGAATGTGACTCCCGCTTTAAGTTTGATACATTATTATGGAAATCATTTTGGGAATGTAAATTGGGTTAATCTAGTGGATTATAAAGTATTGAAAAACAGATTTTATGACAACAATGGAAATAAGAGAGAATTTACTGGTTCAATTAAATCTAGTATACAGATTTCAAAAAAACTAAATATTAATGCAGATTTACAGTATAGGAATATTAACCATAAGATTAAAGGTGTATTAGAAAGCAAAAAGGATATAAATCAAAGCCATAATTTTAATTTTATAAGCCCCAAATTCTATGCTGATTACCAATTGAATTCATGGTGGATTTTTTCAACTTCTTTAGGTTATATGTTGCGTGAACCATTTCGTGAAGATTTGTTAAACGCCGCAGATGCATTAAAACCAGAAAATTTAATCGATTTGGAATTGGGAGGAAAATTTAAATCAGAATGCTTTACGGTCAAACTGAATTTGTATGAAATGGCTTACAGAAACCAGCTTGCACTTACCGGCGCTATTAATAATGTTGGAGAGTTACTCCATACCAATTTAAATCGATCCAACAGACTTGGATTAGAATTGGAAGCAGATTATCAATGGAGAAATCTGGTTACTTTTTGGACTGCACTCAACTTTAGCCAAAATAAAATTGATAAATTTGACGAGTTTATTGTTGATTATGATAATGAAAATAGATCCATCGTTAAAACGCATACCAATACAGATATTTCTTTCTCACCAAAATCAGTTATTCATGCTGGCATACAATTTTCAATTTTAAAAGTTAAGAAAAAAACACCAGGCTTACAATTGGCCATGCAATATCATAACATTGGAGCGATGTATCTTGATAACAGTGGATCAGGAACTGCATTGATTCCTAAATACCAACACGTAGAATTTAAATTGAATTTAGAGCAAAAGGTATTTAAAAAATCAACCATTCATTTTTGGTTTGCAATGTATAATGTACTTGATAAAGAATATGCATCACACGGATGGATTTCATCGAGATTTCATTCAGATTTACCAATCAATTTAAGCCAGGATCCTTATTTAGCTCAAGATTCAGATCAAATCTATTATTACAAAGCAGTTTACCCACAGGCCCTGAGACATTTTAGCCTGGGTCTTCAATTTGAGTTTAGGTAG
- the era gene encoding GTPase Era: MSDQFKSGFVNLIGLPNSGKSTLINALTGEKMAIISPKPQTTRQRILGLINEADFQIIFSDTPGFIDQTNYPLHLSMNIQVYNALEDADCLLLVIDASKDLELPDAFVKLLHPIKVPIIICLNKVDLSTPQRIAEIVITIQHLGIPHLKIINISAINNLGIDTLLTEVKNLLPVHPAYYPDDIISNRPIRFFISELIREQLFKLYDAEIPYHCFVTIESCKGVDDQLEMAVIYANIYVGKQSQVPILIGKGGGKLKELGIRSRTEIEKYLDQKVYLSLSIKLRKDWRNNESFITKSSIFQ, from the coding sequence ATGAGCGATCAATTTAAATCAGGATTTGTTAATTTGATTGGTTTACCAAATAGTGGTAAATCCACTTTAATCAATGCACTAACGGGTGAGAAAATGGCGATTATTTCACCAAAGCCTCAGACAACCCGTCAGCGAATTCTTGGTTTAATTAATGAAGCTGACTTTCAAATTATATTTTCAGATACCCCTGGATTTATTGATCAGACCAATTACCCGCTTCATTTAAGTATGAATATCCAGGTTTATAATGCATTGGAAGATGCTGATTGTTTGCTTTTAGTCATTGACGCAAGCAAAGACCTTGAACTTCCCGATGCATTTGTAAAGCTGCTTCACCCAATCAAAGTACCGATTATCATTTGTTTAAACAAAGTCGACCTTTCTACCCCACAACGTATTGCTGAAATTGTAATAACCATCCAGCATCTTGGAATACCCCATTTAAAGATTATAAACATTTCTGCAATTAATAATTTAGGAATCGATACGCTGCTTACCGAAGTAAAAAACTTGTTGCCGGTTCATCCAGCCTATTATCCGGATGACATTATTAGCAATCGCCCAATTCGTTTTTTTATTAGTGAATTAATTCGTGAGCAATTATTTAAGTTATATGATGCAGAAATACCCTATCATTGTTTTGTAACCATTGAAAGTTGCAAAGGGGTAGATGATCAACTGGAAATGGCTGTAATCTATGCTAATATCTATGTAGGGAAACAATCTCAGGTGCCTATCCTAATTGGCAAGGGTGGCGGTAAATTAAAAGAACTTGGAATTCGGTCAAGAACTGAAATTGAAAAATACCTGGACCAAAAAGTATATTTAAGTCTTAGCATTAAATTACGCAAAGACTGGCGAAACAATGAATCATTTATTACAAAATCAAGTATTTTTCAATGA
- a CDS encoding ATP-binding protein: MPYKIVVTGPESCGKTSLCNYLSSTYKGKMIPEYSRTYLAENPGYPDFNAIEMMGFQQEYLNKSALESFPLVFCDTDALNYMIWSLEIYGKVSHSLELLFGKNEVTLYLLCCPDIPWVFDPHRQNPTDRDRLFKRYWQFLQKKNLPLCFVSGSGIARFKKACFFIENHIPEIRNFKR, encoded by the coding sequence ATGCCTTATAAAATAGTTGTTACAGGGCCGGAATCATGCGGAAAAACAAGCCTTTGTAACTATTTATCAAGCACTTACAAAGGTAAGATGATCCCTGAATATTCGAGGACCTATCTGGCTGAAAATCCTGGTTATCCTGATTTTAATGCCATTGAAATGATGGGTTTTCAGCAAGAATATTTGAATAAATCCGCTTTAGAATCCTTTCCTTTGGTTTTTTGTGATACGGATGCGTTAAATTACATGATTTGGAGCCTGGAAATTTATGGCAAAGTCTCCCATTCATTGGAGTTGCTTTTTGGCAAAAATGAAGTCACTCTTTACCTGCTTTGCTGTCCAGATATCCCGTGGGTCTTTGATCCGCATCGTCAAAACCCAACAGATCGAGACAGGCTATTTAAAAGGTATTGGCAATTTTTACAAAAAAAGAATTTGCCACTTTGCTTTGTCTCAGGATCTGGCATTGCACGATTTAAGAAAGCATGCTTTTTTATTGAAAATCATATTCCAGAAATCCGTAACTTTAAACGTTGA